The Desulfovulcanus ferrireducens genome includes a window with the following:
- a CDS encoding SurA N-terminal domain-containing protein, with translation MLDKIRQNAQSWAIKLLFGLIVVVFIFWGVGSFRSNRASTLALVNDKPILVQDFVRAYESSVRAMRQQNPNLTDEALKNMRFKEQVLNQLINAELLTQKAKEWGLTITPAELRYEISQIPVFLNENKQFDPSRYQEVLKANSLTPAQFEEDYAHNLLMQKVQDYIALPTTPSDEEVREFFNFAREQMTINYIQFNWLDFKDKVKPEQKAVETYYDQHKNEFMEPAKIKIAYLELTPNALADKENISDQEVKNYYQAHKEQFKQEEMVKAKHILIKLNPDAPEEKVQAAKKKIARIQAELKKGKTFEELAKKYSQGPSSVRGGELGWFGRGQMVKKFEEAAFDLKPGQISEPVRTRFGLHLIKVDDYKAPGTKPLEEVKAEIKETIGQEKAADKIADLLDNVLELVVTGSDLKTAAKKFNLSVEESGFFTRKQGPLGLGLPPSAIDKLFKLQTGEVTQTPIMLEDGYVLAQKLDEKPAQAKPLEQVKDEIVQLLTKQGAMALAKQEAEDALAKILAAKDKPAPGFKDKIKTSEPFGRRGFIPKLGFNPELVEDLFQVEPGTWLSKAYELPSGYILAQAKEHILPKEEDFAKEKKFWLASYARIQEQQLFQAFITDLRNKAKIEIVNPKILEY, from the coding sequence ATGTTAGATAAGATACGTCAAAATGCTCAGTCCTGGGCTATAAAATTACTTTTTGGGTTAATTGTGGTCGTATTTATTTTTTGGGGAGTGGGTAGTTTTCGCAGCAACAGAGCTTCCACCTTGGCCTTGGTCAACGATAAACCCATCCTCGTTCAAGATTTCGTCCGGGCTTATGAAAGCAGTGTCCGGGCCATGCGCCAGCAAAATCCCAACTTAACAGATGAAGCTTTGAAAAACATGCGCTTCAAAGAACAAGTGTTGAATCAACTCATCAATGCTGAACTGCTGACTCAAAAGGCTAAAGAATGGGGATTAACTATCACCCCGGCAGAACTAAGATATGAAATCAGTCAAATTCCGGTCTTTTTGAATGAAAACAAACAATTTGATCCTAGCCGTTATCAGGAGGTTCTAAAGGCCAACAGCCTGACACCGGCCCAGTTTGAAGAGGACTACGCTCACAATCTGCTCATGCAAAAAGTTCAGGACTATATTGCCCTGCCCACCACTCCGTCCGATGAGGAGGTACGCGAATTTTTTAATTTTGCCCGCGAGCAAATGACTATAAACTACATTCAGTTCAACTGGCTGGACTTTAAGGACAAGGTCAAGCCGGAACAAAAAGCCGTGGAAACTTACTATGACCAGCACAAAAACGAGTTTATGGAGCCGGCAAAGATTAAAATCGCCTATCTGGAATTAACCCCAAATGCCTTGGCTGATAAAGAAAATATCTCTGATCAGGAAGTAAAAAATTATTACCAGGCACACAAAGAGCAGTTTAAACAAGAAGAGATGGTCAAGGCCAAGCATATTTTGATAAAATTGAACCCCGATGCTCCAGAAGAAAAAGTCCAGGCTGCAAAGAAAAAAATTGCTCGCATTCAGGCTGAGTTAAAAAAAGGGAAAACATTTGAGGAACTGGCAAAAAAATATTCTCAGGGACCAAGCAGTGTACGCGGAGGAGAGCTGGGTTGGTTTGGCCGAGGTCAGATGGTTAAAAAATTTGAGGAGGCCGCTTTTGACTTAAAACCAGGTCAGATCAGTGAACCGGTACGCACCAGGTTTGGCCTGCACTTGATTAAAGTGGATGACTATAAAGCTCCCGGGACTAAGCCTCTGGAAGAGGTTAAAGCAGAAATTAAGGAGACTATTGGCCAGGAAAAGGCAGCCGATAAGATTGCAGACCTTTTGGACAATGTTTTGGAACTGGTGGTCACCGGTTCCGACCTTAAAACTGCTGCCAAGAAATTCAACCTGAGCGTCGAGGAATCAGGTTTCTTTACCCGTAAGCAAGGGCCTCTGGGCCTAGGTTTACCTCCATCTGCTATAGATAAGCTCTTTAAGCTTCAGACAGGCGAAGTTACCCAGACCCCGATCATGCTTGAAGATGGCTATGTCCTGGCCCAAAAATTAGATGAGAAACCTGCCCAGGCAAAACCTCTGGAGCAAGTAAAGGACGAAATTGTCCAGCTTCTGACTAAACAAGGGGCCATGGCTCTTGCCAAACAAGAAGCTGAGGATGCCCTCGCTAAAATTCTGGCAGCCAAAGACAAGCCTGCTCCGGGTTTCAAAGATAAAATTAAAACAAGTGAACCTTTTGGCCGGAGAGGCTTTATTCCTAAACTGGGCTTTAATCCTGAACTGGTAGAAGACCTCTTTCAGGTCGAACCTGGTACTTGGTTGTCCAAAGCCTATGAATTGCCAAGTGGCTATATACTGGCCCAGGCCAAAGAACATATCCTCCCCAAAGAGGAGGACTTTGCCAAGGAAAAGAAATTCTGGCTGGCATCTTATGCCCGTATCCAGGAACAACAACTTTTCCAAGCCTTCATAACCGACCTTCGCAATAAGGCAAAAATTGAAATTGTTAACCCAAAAATCCTGGAATACTAA
- a CDS encoding Bax inhibitor-1/YccA family protein has translation MADFRTYSTPKVRTEVLNVFMRGVYQWMAIGLGLTALVAYFVASSPILIQAIFGNPLLFWGLIIGELLLVVGISGGITRLSASAATSLFLVYSGLNGITLSAVLLIYTATSIASTFVVCAGMFAAMSIYGLTTKKDLTSWGSFLFMGLVGIILTSIVNIFLKSPAVHFVISGIGVIIFVGLTAYDTQKLKVMGESAPLDDSLAMRRGTILGALTLYLDFINLFLMLLRFFGQSRD, from the coding sequence ATGGCAGATTTTCGCACCTATTCCACCCCTAAAGTGCGGACTGAAGTGCTCAATGTATTCATGCGCGGGGTTTACCAATGGATGGCCATAGGTTTGGGGCTAACAGCCCTGGTAGCCTATTTCGTAGCCTCATCCCCAATTCTTATTCAGGCTATTTTTGGCAATCCCCTGCTCTTTTGGGGGTTGATTATTGGGGAACTCCTGCTTGTAGTCGGCATCAGCGGAGGAATTACCCGCTTGTCAGCATCAGCCGCCACATCTTTATTTCTCGTCTACAGTGGTCTTAATGGAATTACTCTTTCAGCTGTTCTTTTAATTTACACGGCCACATCCATTGCTTCAACTTTTGTGGTTTGTGCCGGTATGTTTGCAGCCATGAGTATTTATGGATTGACCACTAAAAAAGACCTTACCTCGTGGGGCAGCTTTTTATTCATGGGACTGGTGGGCATCATTCTGACTTCCATCGTAAATATCTTTTTAAAGAGCCCGGCAGTACACTTTGTCATCAGCGGTATCGGCGTCATTATCTTTGTTGGCCTAACTGCCTATGACACTCAAAAATTAAAAGTGATGGGTGAAAGCGCCCCCCTGGATGATTCACTGGCCATGCGCAGGGGCACAATCCTGGGTGCACTGACACTCTATCTTGATTTTATCAACCTTTTTCTCATGCTTCTCCGCTTTTTTGGGCAATCCCGCGACTAA
- the lpxK gene encoding tetraacyldisaccharide 4'-kinase — translation MAWLIIMSDLISWQKKLCPALWPISLLYGLGMRLRSTYWAHSTHTWNPPIPCISVGNISWGGTGKTPFCQYLLKLSLKYNLRPVILTRGYKASPPVYPHLVQVNDDPKTCGDEPLLLAASHAQAKVVVDPNRTRAGKWAIANLDPDLFILDDGFQHQKLHRHLNLVLFSPNDFLIHWNKVIPAGPWREPKTALNRADIFLINTWNRDRQTLATYVARKLTPFNKPIFYFRICPRALINLNTQTRHPHLNNEPYILVTGIANPKKVLSTITHFLGYPPKNHLFFPDHHHFEKKDFEHILQLAHNDKIKHIVCTTKDALKLKKFTYPHLLALEIEVQFDTEDEQRFEQILLKKISRQD, via the coding sequence GTGGCCTGGCTTATAATCATGTCTGACTTGATTTCCTGGCAAAAAAAACTCTGTCCTGCTTTATGGCCCATCAGTCTACTTTATGGGCTTGGTATGCGCCTAAGGTCTACTTATTGGGCCCACTCCACCCATACTTGGAACCCTCCTATACCCTGCATTTCTGTGGGAAATATCTCCTGGGGCGGGACAGGAAAGACTCCTTTTTGTCAATATCTCCTTAAATTATCTCTCAAGTATAATCTGCGTCCCGTCATCCTCACTCGCGGCTATAAAGCTAGCCCCCCGGTCTATCCACATCTGGTCCAGGTAAATGATGACCCTAAAACCTGCGGAGATGAACCACTACTTCTTGCCGCGTCTCATGCCCAGGCTAAGGTTGTGGTCGATCCAAACCGAACCAGAGCAGGTAAATGGGCTATTGCGAATCTAGACCCTGACCTATTCATACTGGATGACGGTTTTCAACACCAGAAGCTTCACCGGCATCTGAATCTGGTTCTTTTTTCCCCTAATGATTTCTTGATTCACTGGAATAAAGTCATACCGGCCGGTCCCTGGCGAGAACCAAAAACAGCTCTTAACCGGGCGGATATATTTTTGATCAATACCTGGAACAGAGATAGGCAGACACTGGCAACTTATGTAGCCCGGAAACTGACCCCTTTTAACAAGCCTATTTTCTACTTCCGCATTTGTCCCCGTGCACTTATCAACTTAAATACACAGACAAGACATCCTCATTTAAACAACGAGCCATATATCCTGGTCACTGGCATTGCCAATCCAAAAAAAGTCCTATCCACCATCACTCATTTCCTAGGTTATCCACCCAAGAACCATCTTTTTTTTCCAGACCACCATCATTTTGAAAAAAAAGACTTTGAGCATATTCTTCAGCTAGCTCACAACGACAAAATCAAACACATAGTTTGTACTACAAAAGACGCACTTAAGTTGAAAAAATTCACCTACCCACACCTCCTTGCCCTGGAAATAGAAGTCCAGTTTGATACAGAAGACGAGCAACGTTTTGAACAAATTTTACTAAAAAAAATATCAAGGCAGGATTAA
- a CDS encoding PAS domain-containing protein → MTPKFALIGPSKKVAYMARSFFKNKREWEQLGRLVSVTTTDGQSIELDIPHYFDWQDMLAQHQIDSIINLDHDPALKQELRRNLPSDVDLSENIPGQLLHTLFLAKSVHKQKALDKNIFLEQVVHALPFAIIVYDRQGRVIYWNEHCEQMTGVKAKDVLGKKKVGIIFYPYHRPLVGQLILESLDPDVIRQIFNEQDTNIKSFPNGIQVSGFIPLRSRIQGYYQITAMRIVRNDKVLGAFQLIHDVNSLVLLKNQLRNQQEIMQNILLRLPFPLIHTNLKGDIFFTNKAAENDFIPFTGNEKAENVFDLIPEAKNQISEHLSTLQKDVLTRDLAQKFTLDLNSKQWDVTCIIIPDEQNKNSGLIWILRNISAEETRDRLNAALAMSGAISHELAQPLTAIVNSAQLLARTEATDVERIRRHQKIITTESERVFKIYRKLQNITQFKVQKYLDTQILDLEESSDDLSSFETKQIE, encoded by the coding sequence ATGACACCAAAGTTTGCTTTGATTGGGCCCAGTAAAAAAGTGGCTTACATGGCCAGAAGTTTCTTTAAAAACAAGAGAGAATGGGAACAGTTGGGTCGTCTTGTATCTGTAACCACTACTGACGGACAATCCATTGAGCTGGACATCCCGCACTATTTCGATTGGCAGGATATGTTAGCTCAACACCAGATAGACTCTATCATCAACCTCGATCACGATCCGGCCCTCAAACAGGAACTCCGCCGAAACCTGCCCAGCGACGTAGACCTTTCTGAAAATATTCCCGGCCAGCTGCTGCACACTCTATTTTTAGCCAAATCAGTCCATAAGCAAAAAGCCTTGGACAAAAACATTTTTTTAGAGCAAGTCGTTCATGCATTGCCCTTTGCCATCATCGTCTATGACCGCCAGGGTCGAGTTATTTATTGGAACGAACATTGTGAACAAATGACAGGGGTCAAGGCCAAGGATGTTTTGGGTAAAAAAAAGGTCGGCATTATATTTTATCCTTATCATCGCCCCTTGGTTGGTCAATTGATTTTAGAAAGTCTTGATCCCGATGTAATCCGCCAAATTTTCAACGAACAGGATACAAATATTAAATCCTTCCCCAATGGCATCCAAGTATCGGGGTTTATCCCTCTCCGTTCCCGCATTCAAGGCTATTATCAGATCACTGCCATGCGCATAGTGAGAAACGACAAGGTGTTGGGGGCTTTCCAGCTGATCCATGATGTTAATTCCCTGGTTCTTTTAAAAAATCAGCTGCGCAATCAACAAGAAATCATGCAAAATATCCTGCTCAGGTTGCCTTTTCCTCTTATCCACACCAATCTCAAAGGAGATATCTTTTTTACCAACAAGGCCGCGGAAAATGATTTTATTCCGTTTACTGGCAATGAGAAGGCTGAGAATGTCTTTGACCTCATCCCGGAAGCCAAAAATCAGATATCCGAACATCTTTCCACCCTTCAGAAAGACGTATTAACACGCGATCTCGCCCAAAAATTTACACTAGACCTAAACAGTAAACAATGGGATGTAACCTGTATTATCATACCGGATGAACAAAATAAAAACAGTGGCTTGATCTGGATTCTGCGTAATATCAGTGCTGAAGAAACACGGGATAGACTCAATGCTGCCCTGGCCATGTCCGGAGCTATCAGTCACGAACTGGCTCAACCTCTAACAGCTATAGTTAACTCCGCCCAACTCCTAGCGCGCACCGAAGCGACTGATGTAGAACGTATCAGGCGTCACCAGAAGATAATTACCACCGAAAGTGAACGTGTCTTCAAAATTTACCGTAAACTACAAAATATTACCCAATTCAAAGTCCAAAAATATTTGGATACCCAAATTTTGGACTTGGAAGAATCCTCAGATGATCTTTCAAGTTTCGAAACCAAACAAATTGAATAA
- a CDS encoding MlaD family protein — protein sequence MATKPGVEVKVGIFVFIVLIALGYMTTKVSKGKFVTGDMYNIEVFFDNVSGLKKNSPVEIAGIEVGLVKDIVLENGRARVTLALSPDVRIHADAVAAVRTRGVLGDKFVELRSGTERYPVLQNGDRIGRTEALVDMDKLFQKVGQIADDIGKVARSVANVVGGPEGEQDLRLLVQNLKEMAIGLNKMVQTNMESVNLIVANFREFSKDLKDISGGNKKGIEKIISNFEVASVQLKTTLDKMNSLLDKAQNGEGPVARLISDKEMGDDLKKTLASLKSVSQKIDQGKGTLGKLVNDDTTGKELDKTLEGLNKYLAKQEQFRTSVDFHSEYMSASGDTKSYLTLKLQPGEDKYYLLSIVDDPKGRTKTTDTYRRYRDDGGVWHTYEEEESITEKDGLKFSVQIAKRWHDLVIRGGIIESSGGLGLDYYLWDDRIQLFMDAFDFSSDAPPHLKAGGKLFFLKNFYAIAGMDDFISDTGDSSFFAGLGLYFTDEDIKYLLSSVPIPQK from the coding sequence ATGGCTACAAAACCAGGTGTAGAAGTCAAAGTAGGAATATTCGTCTTTATAGTCCTTATTGCCCTCGGTTATATGACTACAAAGGTAAGCAAAGGTAAGTTTGTTACCGGCGATATGTATAACATTGAGGTTTTCTTTGATAATGTCAGTGGACTGAAGAAGAATTCACCAGTGGAAATAGCTGGTATCGAAGTAGGGCTGGTCAAAGACATTGTTCTTGAAAATGGGAGGGCAAGAGTAACTTTAGCCTTGAGTCCTGACGTGCGGATTCATGCCGATGCAGTGGCTGCAGTGCGCACGAGAGGAGTGCTGGGCGACAAATTTGTGGAACTTCGGAGCGGGACAGAAAGGTATCCGGTCTTGCAAAATGGAGACAGGATTGGCCGTACTGAAGCTCTGGTAGATATGGATAAGCTATTTCAAAAAGTGGGGCAGATTGCCGATGATATAGGCAAGGTGGCCCGTAGTGTAGCCAACGTAGTGGGTGGACCCGAAGGGGAGCAGGATTTACGATTGCTGGTTCAAAATCTAAAGGAGATGGCCATTGGTTTGAATAAAATGGTTCAGACCAATATGGAGAGCGTAAACCTGATCGTGGCCAATTTTAGAGAATTTTCCAAAGACTTAAAAGACATCTCTGGCGGGAATAAAAAGGGTATTGAAAAGATAATCAGTAATTTTGAAGTGGCCTCTGTTCAGTTAAAAACTACTTTAGATAAAATGAACTCCCTTCTGGATAAGGCCCAAAATGGGGAAGGTCCAGTGGCCAGGCTTATTTCGGACAAAGAGATGGGCGATGATTTGAAAAAGACTCTGGCCTCTTTAAAGAGTGTTTCTCAAAAGATCGATCAAGGTAAAGGCACCCTGGGCAAGCTGGTGAACGATGACACCACAGGAAAAGAGCTGGACAAGACATTAGAGGGATTAAACAAATACCTTGCCAAACAGGAACAGTTTCGTACCTCTGTTGATTTTCATTCTGAATATATGTCAGCTTCGGGAGATACCAAGTCTTACCTGACCCTGAAATTGCAGCCGGGAGAGGACAAGTACTATCTATTGTCCATTGTGGATGATCCCAAAGGACGAACCAAGACCACTGATACCTACCGCCGATATCGGGATGATGGTGGTGTCTGGCATACTTATGAGGAAGAAGAAAGTATCACTGAAAAGGATGGGCTGAAATTTTCCGTTCAGATTGCCAAGAGGTGGCATGACCTGGTTATAAGGGGCGGGATTATCGAGTCGTCTGGCGGCTTAGGTCTGGACTATTATCTCTGGGATGACCGTATTCAGCTTTTTATGGATGCCTTTGATTTTTCATCCGATGCTCCGCCTCATCTCAAGGCAGGGGGAAAGCTTTTTTTCTTAAAGAATTTTTACGCTATTGCCGGCATGGATGATTTTATAAGCGATACAGGCGATAGTTCCTTTTTTGCTGGTCTAGGTCTTTACTTTACAGATGAGGATATAAAGTACTTACTATCATCGGTTCCTATACCCCAGAAATAG
- the rnr gene encoding ribonuclease R codes for MAKNKIDFRSIIKLFKKSDKPLTRNELYKTLAFRKQDKKKIRAILNELVNQGKLIQTGRAYCLVNKLPVIKGKFEMQKSGIAFVLPEDKRRKDVYIHPNNFEGAWHGDTVLVALLPQKKGKSPEGRVVRILERQFQELTVKVTEQIGPNIYLTRPTDLKLQLSLIVEITKPDLRLNPGDIIVVRPDKQLEARLWSGIFTEKLGPELDLKVQEELVKKNHLIPSKFDSSVINEIEALPSSPVHDDFNGRQDLTQLDFVTIDGAKAKDFDDAIFVEKKGGQFRLFVAIADVAHYVQLGSSLDREAQERGNSYYFPLSVEPMFPEKLSNGLCSLKPRVPRLVMVAEMTFSAKGLRKKARFYPAVIKSKYRLTYSQVHEAVELGNKKVQKEITSVLPMLNEASKLARLLLQNRKERGSIDFDLPEPEVLFNIRDGQLQVRPRVRNFAHQIIEEFMIAANEAVASFLEEKGILFLYRIHPQPDEDKLDSLFKLLASTQLGQKLPKEKDPKSLQILLKEAKDTDLEFLVNRLLLRSMMQAKYSPFNEGHFGLASTSYCHFTSPIRRYADLTVHRALKKVLNSQIPAKQKPKKLKKLGESLSILERKAMEAEREILKRATILSLMTRVGESFTGVISSLTDFGFWVELEDVLADGLVRLSSLADDYYTFWPDQQKIVGRRTGKTFSLGQKVEVILQKASLDRLELDLSILD; via the coding sequence ATGGCCAAAAACAAAATTGATTTTCGTAGCATCATTAAACTTTTTAAAAAATCAGACAAACCTCTGACCCGCAATGAACTCTATAAAACCTTAGCCTTCAGAAAACAGGACAAAAAAAAGATTCGGGCCATTTTGAATGAACTTGTAAATCAGGGTAAACTCATCCAAACCGGACGAGCCTATTGTTTGGTGAACAAATTACCTGTGATCAAAGGCAAATTTGAAATGCAAAAATCTGGAATAGCCTTTGTTTTGCCTGAAGACAAAAGACGCAAAGACGTTTATATCCACCCGAATAACTTTGAAGGAGCCTGGCATGGAGACACGGTGCTTGTGGCTTTGCTGCCTCAAAAAAAAGGTAAAAGTCCTGAAGGCAGGGTAGTACGTATTCTTGAAAGGCAATTTCAGGAATTGACAGTCAAAGTTACAGAGCAAATAGGACCAAATATCTATCTGACCCGGCCAACAGATTTAAAACTTCAGCTTTCCTTGATTGTGGAGATTACAAAGCCTGATTTGCGATTAAACCCAGGAGATATAATCGTTGTCAGGCCGGACAAACAACTGGAAGCAAGACTTTGGTCGGGCATCTTTACGGAAAAGTTAGGGCCGGAATTAGACCTCAAGGTACAAGAAGAGCTGGTCAAAAAAAACCATCTCATCCCCTCCAAGTTTGACTCTTCGGTGATTAATGAAATTGAGGCTCTCCCCTCTTCCCCTGTGCACGACGATTTTAATGGCCGGCAAGACCTGACACAACTTGATTTTGTAACCATTGACGGTGCTAAGGCCAAAGACTTTGACGATGCAATCTTTGTGGAAAAAAAAGGAGGTCAATTCAGACTATTTGTAGCCATAGCTGACGTTGCCCACTATGTGCAGTTGGGCTCATCTCTGGACAGAGAAGCCCAGGAAAGAGGTAATTCTTATTATTTCCCTCTCTCTGTGGAACCCATGTTTCCAGAAAAGCTTTCCAATGGGCTGTGCAGTCTCAAACCCCGCGTTCCCCGACTGGTCATGGTTGCGGAAATGACCTTTTCTGCAAAAGGCTTACGTAAAAAAGCCCGGTTTTATCCAGCGGTTATCAAAAGCAAATACCGGCTGACTTACTCTCAGGTGCATGAGGCCGTGGAACTGGGGAACAAAAAAGTGCAAAAAGAAATTACCTCTGTTCTACCTATGTTGAACGAGGCTTCCAAACTGGCACGTCTTCTTCTTCAAAACAGGAAAGAACGGGGGAGTATTGATTTTGACCTACCTGAACCGGAAGTTCTTTTCAATATTCGGGACGGTCAGTTGCAGGTCAGGCCGCGGGTGAGAAATTTTGCTCACCAAATCATCGAAGAGTTTATGATTGCCGCCAATGAGGCCGTGGCCAGTTTTTTGGAAGAAAAGGGGATTTTATTTCTATATCGAATTCATCCTCAGCCAGATGAAGACAAGCTGGATTCCCTATTCAAACTTCTGGCCTCAACACAGCTCGGACAAAAACTGCCAAAGGAAAAAGACCCTAAGAGCTTGCAAATTTTGCTCAAGGAGGCCAAGGACACAGACTTGGAATTTCTGGTCAACCGCCTACTGCTTCGTTCCATGATGCAGGCCAAATATTCTCCCTTCAATGAAGGGCATTTTGGATTGGCCTCTACAAGCTATTGCCATTTTACATCTCCCATCAGGCGCTATGCAGACCTTACTGTACACAGGGCCCTTAAAAAAGTCCTGAACTCACAGATCCCGGCCAAGCAAAAACCTAAAAAGTTAAAAAAACTGGGAGAATCATTAAGTATTCTGGAACGCAAGGCCATGGAGGCAGAGCGGGAAATCTTGAAAAGAGCAACTATTTTAAGCCTTATGACAAGGGTGGGGGAAAGTTTTACCGGCGTGATCTCTTCCTTGACTGATTTTGGTTTTTGGGTGGAACTGGAAGACGTACTGGCCGATGGCCTGGTCAGGCTGTCCTCGCTCGCGGATGACTATTATACCTTCTGGCCTGATCAACAAAAAATTGTTGGCAGGCGCACCGGTAAAACTTTTTCTCTGGGTCAGAAAGTGGAGGTCATCCTGCAAAAAGCCAGCCTTGACCGCTTGGAACTGGACTTAAGCATCCTAGACTAA
- a CDS encoding ABC transporter ATP-binding protein, with amino-acid sequence MDKKEIIIELKGVHKSFGSQHVLRGLDLALPRDQVNVIIGRSGGGKSVLLKHIIGLLKPEQGQVFIEGQDIVPMKEKDLAKVRRKFGMLFQAAALFDSFTVAENVAFPLIEHTNKTKAEIMEIVEEKLAKVGLKGMGYKMPSELSGGMRKRVGLARALALDPKIVLFDEPTSGLDPVMSAAINDLIVQTRDEFGATCVVISHDIQATMATADEIFMLYDGKIIAHGSPEVIRELDEPVVQQFIQGKAHGPIKVV; translated from the coding sequence ATGGACAAAAAAGAAATTATCATTGAACTTAAAGGAGTGCACAAGAGCTTTGGATCTCAGCATGTATTACGCGGTCTGGATTTGGCTTTGCCTCGGGATCAGGTCAATGTGATCATTGGACGCAGCGGGGGAGGAAAAAGTGTTCTTTTAAAGCATATTATAGGCTTGCTCAAGCCAGAACAGGGTCAGGTCTTTATTGAAGGTCAGGATATCGTGCCCATGAAGGAAAAGGATTTGGCCAAGGTGCGCAGGAAGTTTGGTATGTTATTCCAAGCTGCCGCGCTTTTTGATTCCTTCACTGTGGCTGAAAACGTAGCCTTTCCCCTTATTGAGCATACCAATAAAACAAAGGCTGAGATCATGGAAATTGTGGAGGAAAAATTGGCCAAAGTCGGCCTGAAAGGGATGGGTTATAAAATGCCTTCCGAACTGTCCGGAGGGATGCGCAAAAGGGTAGGTCTTGCTAGAGCCCTGGCCCTGGATCCTAAGATAGTTCTTTTCGATGAGCCCACATCAGGTTTGGATCCTGTTATGTCTGCGGCCATCAACGATCTCATTGTTCAAACCCGGGATGAATTCGGGGCCACCTGCGTAGTAATAAGCCACGATATCCAAGCTACCATGGCCACGGCCGATGAGATTTTTATGCTTTATGATGGTAAAATCATTGCTCACGGGAGTCCGGAGGTTATAAGGGAGTTGGACGAACCCGTGGTCCAGCAATTTATTCAGGGCAAGGCCCATGGACCAATAAAAGTAGTTTGA
- a CDS encoding M20 family metallopeptidase gives MFLEKIVLTNSWTYNKPGVDRVVDEIISELSGLNLHFKRYENSDLGDNLTASTVKKDPQKILICGHTDTVFPPDKEFNCFEHKHGAKLINGPGVIDMKGGLVVGIFALKALHHLGVLHDIPITFIFNSDEEIGSPKSKQLIISEARQSSLAFVLECGGLNGEVVTGRKAKMNVRIDVKGKAGHAGFAHTGKKSAILELAHKVIALEQLNDYDLGITVNVGQIEGGIGPNTVPEMASAYLDIRFNKKTDERKIKQDLDAICARSVINGTQTKYKILSSRPPMEQTKQNKLLFSEIQRIAHGMNITIWEEFRSGVSDANFIAQAGIPVIDGLGPVGDADHSSDEYMIVDSFVERAILFTNILLHFGLGEKAKAKTLSLHEV, from the coding sequence ATGTTCCTTGAAAAAATAGTACTGACTAACAGCTGGACTTACAACAAACCGGGTGTAGATAGAGTAGTAGATGAAATTATATCTGAATTATCAGGTTTAAATCTACATTTTAAAAGATATGAAAACTCTGATTTAGGAGACAATTTAACAGCATCTACAGTAAAAAAAGATCCACAAAAAATATTAATTTGTGGTCACACAGATACTGTATTTCCTCCTGATAAAGAATTCAATTGTTTTGAACACAAACATGGAGCCAAGCTCATAAATGGGCCTGGCGTGATCGACATGAAAGGAGGACTAGTAGTCGGCATATTTGCCCTCAAAGCCCTTCATCACCTTGGAGTCTTGCACGACATCCCAATAACCTTTATCTTTAATTCAGATGAAGAGATCGGGTCTCCTAAATCAAAACAACTAATAATTTCCGAAGCCCGGCAAAGTTCTCTGGCCTTTGTTCTTGAATGTGGAGGGCTAAACGGCGAGGTCGTTACGGGAAGAAAAGCTAAAATGAATGTCCGCATAGACGTCAAAGGCAAGGCGGGGCACGCCGGCTTTGCCCATACTGGCAAAAAAAGCGCTATTTTAGAACTCGCGCACAAAGTTATTGCGCTCGAACAATTGAATGATTATGATCTTGGAATAACTGTAAACGTGGGCCAGATAGAGGGAGGCATAGGGCCAAACACTGTTCCCGAAATGGCTTCTGCCTATCTGGATATCAGGTTTAATAAAAAAACGGATGAACGTAAAATTAAACAAGATCTAGACGCCATTTGTGCACGCAGTGTCATTAATGGCACACAAACCAAATATAAAATTCTTTCTTCACGTCCACCTATGGAACAAACAAAACAGAACAAACTGTTGTTCTCTGAAATTCAACGCATTGCCCACGGCATGAACATTACCATTTGGGAAGAGTTCCGCAGTGGCGTATCCGATGCAAACTTTATCGCCCAAGCAGGAATTCCTGTTATTGACGGCCTAGGACCAGTTGGAGATGCAGATCATAGCTCTGATGAATATATGATTGTCGATAGCTTTGTTGAAAGAGCAATATTATTTACCAACATCCTCCTTCACTTTGGCCTGGGTGAAAAGGCTAAAGCAAAAACCCTATCTTTGCACGAAGTTTAA